The Fortiea contorta PCC 7126 genome has a segment encoding these proteins:
- the hemJ gene encoding protoporphyrinogen oxidase HemJ translates to MAYSWFKAFHIIGFVVWFAGLFYLVRLFIYHAEANQEPEPARTILKNQYQIMEKRLYNIITTPGMLVTVAMAIGLLSTEPEVLKEGWLHIKLLFVALLIGYHHYCSRLMKKLAADECRWSSQQLRALNEAPTVMLLVIVLLAVFKNNLPTDITAWVIFGTIILMAVTIQLYAKKRRRDQEKLTAQVGQVVQEQS, encoded by the coding sequence ATGGCTTATTCGTGGTTTAAAGCGTTTCATATTATCGGCTTTGTCGTTTGGTTTGCTGGCTTATTTTATCTAGTGCGACTGTTTATCTATCACGCTGAAGCTAACCAAGAACCAGAACCAGCACGGACGATACTGAAAAATCAGTATCAAATTATGGAAAAACGCCTCTACAACATTATTACTACCCCCGGAATGTTGGTGACAGTAGCAATGGCTATCGGTTTATTATCTACTGAACCAGAAGTTTTAAAAGAGGGTTGGTTACATATCAAACTGCTGTTTGTCGCTTTATTAATCGGCTACCATCATTATTGTTCTCGGTTAATGAAAAAGTTAGCAGCAGATGAATGTCGTTGGAGCAGTCAGCAGTTACGTGCTTTAAATGAAGCGCCTACAGTCATGTTATTAGTGATTGTATTACTGGCTGTATTTAAAAATAATCTGCCTACAGACATCACCGCTTGGGTAATTTTCGGGACGATTATTTTGATGGCTGTAACTATTCAACTTTACGCGAAAAAACGCAGGCGTGACCAAGAAAAGCTGACAGCACAAGTAGGTCAGGTTGTACAAGAACAAAGTTAG